From the Zonotrichia albicollis isolate bZonAlb1 chromosome Z, bZonAlb1.hap1, whole genome shotgun sequence genome, one window contains:
- the CZH9orf85 gene encoding uncharacterized protein C9orf85 homolog — protein sequence MSSERGNVSRTRPQRHQNACAFKNDKYDTSARCKKINAKLHDGVCQHCKGILEWRVKFRKYKLLTKPKKCVKCLQKTVKDPYHIICRPCAGKLEICAKCGKQEEIVIPIDKGQDRTDNETSKDGQESTKLKDELDFDTNFSSADSDEDSDVLEEQFKSMNFEKTES from the exons ATGAGCTCGGAGCGGGGGAACGTGTCCCGCACGCGGCCCCAGCGCCACCAGAACGCATGCGCCTTCAAGAACGACAAGTACGACACCAGCGCCCGGTGCAAG aaaataaatgctAAGCTTCATGATGGAGTGTGTCAGCATTGCAAAGGTATCTTGGAGTGGCGAGTAAAATTCAGAAAGTACAAGCTACTGACAAAACCTAAAAAATG TGTGAAATGCCTCCAGAAGACTGTAAAAGATCCTTATCATATTATTTGTCGACCATGTGCTGGTAAACTAGAAATTTGTGCTAAGTGTGGGAAACAAGAAGAAATAGTGATTCC GATTGATAAAGGACAAGACAGAACTGACAATGAGACTTCTAAAGATGGCCAAGAGAGCACTAAATTGAAGGATGAGCTGGATTTTGATACAAATTTCAGTAGTGCAGACAGTGATGAAGATTCTGATGTGCTTGAAGAACAATTTAAAAGTATGAATTTTGAAAAAACAGAGAGCTAA